The Capra hircus breed San Clemente unplaced genomic scaffold, ASM170441v1, whole genome shotgun sequence genome has a window encoding:
- the SMPD4 gene encoding sphingomyelin phosphodiesterase 4 isoform X1: MTTFRRLVAEWRHPSLKLRVPWWSPKTAAPDPVRQAAMAFPHLQQPSFLLASLKADSINKPFAQRCQDLVKVIEDFPAKELHSVFPWLVESIFGSLDGVLPGWSLRWLQGRVNPVEHSVAVEFLDPGGPMMKLVYKLQAEDYKFDFPVSYLPGPVKASIQERVLPDSPLYHNKVQLPPTGGLGLYLALNPFEYYMFFFAWSLIAQKPPPGALHVRTSDCAYFILVDRYLAWFLPTEGSVLPPLSSPGGPSPSPAPRTPAMPFASYGLHHTSLLKRHVSHQTSVNADPASHEIWRSETLLQVFVEMWLHHYSLEMYQKMQAPHAKLEVLHYRLSVCSALHSPAHPSLQALHAHQEAFMPTEEHVLVVRLLLKHLHAFSNSLRPEQASPSAHSHAASPLEEFKRAAVPRLVQQKLYLFLQYCFGHWPLDASFRAVLETWLSYLQPWRYAPERQAPGSGCQARGVSERWAPFVQENLLVYTKLFLGFLNRALRTDLVSPKNALMVFRVAKVFAQPNLAEMIQRGEQLFLEPELGVPQRQHRLFAAPSFTGSFLSSWPPAVTDASFKVKSHVYSLEGQDCKYTPMFGPEVRALVLRLAQLITRAKQTAKSLSDQSGEGAAGRPFLSWLGFYPADSNGSYAGNDLDEMGQDSVRKTDEYLEKALEYLCQAFRLSEAQLAQLTLALGTTQDENGKKQLPDCIVGEDGLILTPLGRYQIVSGLRRFDVEYQGDWELQPIRSYEIASLVRALFQLSSAINRRFAGQMAALCSRADFLGSFCRYHLLEPGLSGRRLLSPVGRGHAASRTRGPRLSLRFLGSYRTLLSLLLAFSVASLFCVGPLLCALLLVVGYILYAVAMTLLTERGKLHQL; this comes from the exons ATGACGACATTTCGGCGCCTAGTCGCCGAATGGCGGCATCCGTCCCTGAAGCTGCGGGTTCCTTGG TGGTCCCCTAAGACGGCCGCTCCGGACCCTGTGAGGCAGGCTGCCATGGCGTTCCCCCACCTGCAGCAGCCCAGCTTCCTGCTG GCCAGCCTGAAAGCCGACTCTATAAACAAGCCCTTTGCACAGCGCTGCCAAGACTTGGTTAAAGTCATCGAGGACTTTCCAGCAAAG GAGCTGCACAGCGTCTTCCCGTGGCTGGTCGAGAGCATCTTCGGCAGCCTGGACGGCGTCCTGCCCGGGTGGAGCCTGCGCTGGCTGCAGGGCCGCGTGAACCCCGTGGAGCACAGTGTGGCCGTGGAGTTCCTGGACCCTGG AGGCCCAATGATGAAACTGGTGTATAAGCTTCAGGCCGAAGACTATAAGTTCGATTTTCCTGTCTCCTACCTGCCC GGGCCTGTGAAGGCGTCCATCCAGGAGCGTGTGCTTCCCGACAGCCCGCTGTACCACAACAAGGTGCAGCTGCCCCCCACCGGGGGCCTCGGCCTGTATCTGGCCCTCA ATCCCTTCGAGTACTACATGTTCTTCTTTGCCTGGAGCCTGATCGCCCAGAAG CCGCCCCCCGGGGCCCTCCATGTCCGCACCTCCGACTGCGCCTACTTCATCCTGGTGGATAGGTACCTGGCGTGGTTCCTGCCCACGGAAGGCAGCGTGCTGCCCCCGCTCTCCAGCCCGGGGGGGCCCAGCCCCTCGCCGGCTCCCAG GACGCCGGCCATGCCCTTCGCGTCCTACGGCTTGCACCACACCAGCCTCCTGAAGCGGCACGTCTCCCACCAGACGTCGGTGAACGCGGACCCCGCCTCCCACGAGATCTGGCGGTCAGAGACGCTGCTCCAG GTGTTTGTGGAAATGTGGCTCCATCATTACTCTCTGGAGATGTACCAGAAAATGCAGGCCCCTCACGCCAAG CTGGAGGTCCTGCACTACCGGCTCAGCGTCTGCAGCGCCCTCCACAGCCCCGCCCACCCCAGCCTCCAGGCCCTCCACGCCCACCAA GAGGCCTTCATGCCCACGGAGGAGCACGTGCTGGTCGTGCGGCTGCTGCTGAAGCACCTGCACGCCTTCTCCAACAGCCTGCGGCCTGAGCAGGCCTCTCCTTCCGCCCACTCCCACGCTGCCAGCCCCCTGGAGGAGTTCAagag GGCCGCCGTCCCGAGGCTCGTCCAGCAGAAGCTGTACCTCTTCCTGCAGTACTGCTTCGGCCACTGGCCCCTGGACGCGTCCTTCAGAGCC GTGCTGGAGACGTGGCTGAGCTACCTGCAGCCCTGGAGATATGCGCCCGAGAGGCAGGCCCCGGGCAGTGGCTGCCAGGCCCGCGGCGTGTCTGAGAGATG GGCGCCCTTTGTGCAGGAGAACCTGCTCGTCTACACCAAGCTCTTCCTGGGCTTCCTGAACCGCGCGCTGCGCACAGACCTCGTCAGCCCCAAGAACGCGCTCATGGTGTTCCGCGTGGCCAAGGTCTTCGCGCAGCCCAACCTGGCCGAGATGATCCAGCGGG GCGAGCAGCTGTTCTTGGAGCCCGAGCTCGGTGTCCCGCAGCGGCAGCACCGGCTCTTCGCAGCGCCCTCCTTCACCGGCAGCTTCCTTTCGTCATGGCCGCCGGCTGTCACGGACGCCTCCTTCAAGGTGAAGAGTCACGTGTACAGCCTGGAGGGCCAGGACTGCAAGTACACGCCGATGTTCGGACCCGAGGTCCGGGCGCTG GTCCTGCGTCTGGCGCAGCTCATCACACGGGCCAAGCAGACGGCCAAGTCCCTCTCAGACCAGAGCGGGGAGGGCGCGGCCGGCCGCCCCTTCCTGTCCTGGCTGGGCTTCTACCCCGCGGACAGCAACGGCTCCTACGCGGGCAACGACCTGGACGAGATGGGGCAGGACAGCGTCCGCAAGACGGACGAGTACCTGGAGAAGGCGCTGGAGTACCTGTGCCAAGCCTTCCGG CTTAGCGAGGCCCAGCTCGCACAGCTGACGCTTGCCCTGGGGACGACGCAGGACGAGAACGGGAAGAAGCAGCTCCCGGACTGCATCGTGGGCGAGGACGGGCTCATCCTCACGCCCCTGGGCCGCTACCAg ATCGTCAGCGGGCTGCGGCGCTTCGACGTCGAGTACCAGGGTGACTGGGAGCTGCAGCCCATCCGGAGCTACGAGATCGCCAGTCTGGTCCGCGCGCTCTTCCAGCTGTCGTCCGCCATCAACCGCAGG TTCGCAGGCCAGATGGCGGCGCTGTGCTCGCGGGCTGACTTCCTGGGCAGCTTTTGCCGCTACCATCTTTTGGAGCCGGGGCTGTCAGGCCGGCGCCTGCTGAGCCCGGTGGGGCGCGGCCACGCTGCCAGCCGCACGCGCGGCCCGCGGCTCAGCCTGCGCTTCCTGGGCAGCTACCGGACGCTGCTGTCGCTGCTGCTGGCCTTCTCGGTGGCCTCACTGTTCTGCGTGGGGCCTCTGCTCTGCGCCCTGCTCCTCGTGGTGGGCTACATCCTGTACGCCGTGGCCATGACGCTGCTGACCGAGCGTGGCAAGCTGCACCAGCTCTGA
- the SMPD4 gene encoding sphingomyelin phosphodiesterase 4 isoform X2, with amino-acid sequence MTTFRRLVAEWRHPSLKLRVPWWSPKTAAPDPVRQAAMAFPHLQQPSFLLASLKADSINKPFAQRCQDLVKVIEDFPAKELHSVFPWLVESIFGSLDGVLPGWSLRWLQGRVNPVEHSVAVEFLDPGGPMMKLVYKLQAEDYKFDFPVSYLPGPVKASIQERVLPDSPLYHNKVQLPPTGGLGLYLALNPFEYYMFFFAWSLIAQKPPPGALHVRTSDCAYFILVDRYLAWFLPTEGSVLPPLSSPGGPSPSPAPRTPAMPFASYGLHHTSLLKRHVSHQTSVNADPASHEIWRSETLLQVFVEMWLHHYSLEMYQKMQAPHAKEAFMPTEEHVLVVRLLLKHLHAFSNSLRPEQASPSAHSHAASPLEEFKRAAVPRLVQQKLYLFLQYCFGHWPLDASFRAVLETWLSYLQPWRYAPERQAPGSGCQARGVSERWAPFVQENLLVYTKLFLGFLNRALRTDLVSPKNALMVFRVAKVFAQPNLAEMIQRGEQLFLEPELGVPQRQHRLFAAPSFTGSFLSSWPPAVTDASFKVKSHVYSLEGQDCKYTPMFGPEVRALVLRLAQLITRAKQTAKSLSDQSGEGAAGRPFLSWLGFYPADSNGSYAGNDLDEMGQDSVRKTDEYLEKALEYLCQAFRLSEAQLAQLTLALGTTQDENGKKQLPDCIVGEDGLILTPLGRYQIVSGLRRFDVEYQGDWELQPIRSYEIASLVRALFQLSSAINRRFAGQMAALCSRADFLGSFCRYHLLEPGLSGRRLLSPVGRGHAASRTRGPRLSLRFLGSYRTLLSLLLAFSVASLFCVGPLLCALLLVVGYILYAVAMTLLTERGKLHQL; translated from the exons ATGACGACATTTCGGCGCCTAGTCGCCGAATGGCGGCATCCGTCCCTGAAGCTGCGGGTTCCTTGG TGGTCCCCTAAGACGGCCGCTCCGGACCCTGTGAGGCAGGCTGCCATGGCGTTCCCCCACCTGCAGCAGCCCAGCTTCCTGCTG GCCAGCCTGAAAGCCGACTCTATAAACAAGCCCTTTGCACAGCGCTGCCAAGACTTGGTTAAAGTCATCGAGGACTTTCCAGCAAAG GAGCTGCACAGCGTCTTCCCGTGGCTGGTCGAGAGCATCTTCGGCAGCCTGGACGGCGTCCTGCCCGGGTGGAGCCTGCGCTGGCTGCAGGGCCGCGTGAACCCCGTGGAGCACAGTGTGGCCGTGGAGTTCCTGGACCCTGG AGGCCCAATGATGAAACTGGTGTATAAGCTTCAGGCCGAAGACTATAAGTTCGATTTTCCTGTCTCCTACCTGCCC GGGCCTGTGAAGGCGTCCATCCAGGAGCGTGTGCTTCCCGACAGCCCGCTGTACCACAACAAGGTGCAGCTGCCCCCCACCGGGGGCCTCGGCCTGTATCTGGCCCTCA ATCCCTTCGAGTACTACATGTTCTTCTTTGCCTGGAGCCTGATCGCCCAGAAG CCGCCCCCCGGGGCCCTCCATGTCCGCACCTCCGACTGCGCCTACTTCATCCTGGTGGATAGGTACCTGGCGTGGTTCCTGCCCACGGAAGGCAGCGTGCTGCCCCCGCTCTCCAGCCCGGGGGGGCCCAGCCCCTCGCCGGCTCCCAG GACGCCGGCCATGCCCTTCGCGTCCTACGGCTTGCACCACACCAGCCTCCTGAAGCGGCACGTCTCCCACCAGACGTCGGTGAACGCGGACCCCGCCTCCCACGAGATCTGGCGGTCAGAGACGCTGCTCCAG GTGTTTGTGGAAATGTGGCTCCATCATTACTCTCTGGAGATGTACCAGAAAATGCAGGCCCCTCACGCCAAG GAGGCCTTCATGCCCACGGAGGAGCACGTGCTGGTCGTGCGGCTGCTGCTGAAGCACCTGCACGCCTTCTCCAACAGCCTGCGGCCTGAGCAGGCCTCTCCTTCCGCCCACTCCCACGCTGCCAGCCCCCTGGAGGAGTTCAagag GGCCGCCGTCCCGAGGCTCGTCCAGCAGAAGCTGTACCTCTTCCTGCAGTACTGCTTCGGCCACTGGCCCCTGGACGCGTCCTTCAGAGCC GTGCTGGAGACGTGGCTGAGCTACCTGCAGCCCTGGAGATATGCGCCCGAGAGGCAGGCCCCGGGCAGTGGCTGCCAGGCCCGCGGCGTGTCTGAGAGATG GGCGCCCTTTGTGCAGGAGAACCTGCTCGTCTACACCAAGCTCTTCCTGGGCTTCCTGAACCGCGCGCTGCGCACAGACCTCGTCAGCCCCAAGAACGCGCTCATGGTGTTCCGCGTGGCCAAGGTCTTCGCGCAGCCCAACCTGGCCGAGATGATCCAGCGGG GCGAGCAGCTGTTCTTGGAGCCCGAGCTCGGTGTCCCGCAGCGGCAGCACCGGCTCTTCGCAGCGCCCTCCTTCACCGGCAGCTTCCTTTCGTCATGGCCGCCGGCTGTCACGGACGCCTCCTTCAAGGTGAAGAGTCACGTGTACAGCCTGGAGGGCCAGGACTGCAAGTACACGCCGATGTTCGGACCCGAGGTCCGGGCGCTG GTCCTGCGTCTGGCGCAGCTCATCACACGGGCCAAGCAGACGGCCAAGTCCCTCTCAGACCAGAGCGGGGAGGGCGCGGCCGGCCGCCCCTTCCTGTCCTGGCTGGGCTTCTACCCCGCGGACAGCAACGGCTCCTACGCGGGCAACGACCTGGACGAGATGGGGCAGGACAGCGTCCGCAAGACGGACGAGTACCTGGAGAAGGCGCTGGAGTACCTGTGCCAAGCCTTCCGG CTTAGCGAGGCCCAGCTCGCACAGCTGACGCTTGCCCTGGGGACGACGCAGGACGAGAACGGGAAGAAGCAGCTCCCGGACTGCATCGTGGGCGAGGACGGGCTCATCCTCACGCCCCTGGGCCGCTACCAg ATCGTCAGCGGGCTGCGGCGCTTCGACGTCGAGTACCAGGGTGACTGGGAGCTGCAGCCCATCCGGAGCTACGAGATCGCCAGTCTGGTCCGCGCGCTCTTCCAGCTGTCGTCCGCCATCAACCGCAGG TTCGCAGGCCAGATGGCGGCGCTGTGCTCGCGGGCTGACTTCCTGGGCAGCTTTTGCCGCTACCATCTTTTGGAGCCGGGGCTGTCAGGCCGGCGCCTGCTGAGCCCGGTGGGGCGCGGCCACGCTGCCAGCCGCACGCGCGGCCCGCGGCTCAGCCTGCGCTTCCTGGGCAGCTACCGGACGCTGCTGTCGCTGCTGCTGGCCTTCTCGGTGGCCTCACTGTTCTGCGTGGGGCCTCTGCTCTGCGCCCTGCTCCTCGTGGTGGGCTACATCCTGTACGCCGTGGCCATGACGCTGCTGACCGAGCGTGGCAAGCTGCACCAGCTCTGA